In the genome of Pontibacter actiniarum, the window GCCTATCCCGTGCGGCTGGCTGATAGCCGTGTTGTTGGTTGCGCCGTACGTAAAGCCGTTCACCGTAAAGTCAGGGGAGTACGGCGCAGGGCGGATTCCCTGCCCTGTGGTTGGCTCCAGGCTGGCGTAGGTGCCTATCCCCCTGCTCTTCTCCGCTGTGTCGCCCGGTTTTATGGTCATCATCAAGCCAAACCAGTCGCTCCAGCCCTCGCCCATCTGCTCGGCGTTGTTAAGGCAGTTAACCAGCAGGCGCCCGCCTGTCAGGCGGTTAGAGATGCCGTGGCCGTACTCGTGCACAATAATGCCGTTGTCCAGGTCACCGTCCACTTCCGGGCCGGAGCCATCATCCTTCAGCACGATGCTTACCTCCTGGCCGCCGTCCAGCTGCGCCCTTATACTGGCACCGGTTACGTCGCTCACCATCACGGCAGGTATGTTGATAGGCACAGTAGGAGTACCTCCCATTGCTATCGGTGCGCCGGAAGTGTTGTTGATAACCAGCATCGCAACCGCTCCTGCGGCCTGTGCCAGCTCGGCCTTGACGGCAAAGCCACAGGAGCCCCGGTAGATAACAGCGATGTTGCCTGCTACCTCGGCAGCGTTTACCAAAGCGGCACAGCCCTCAGCCGGGTTGGCAGAGCCATCGTTTACCAGCACCAGCTTACCGGTGAGCGGGGTGGAGTTCAGCGGCTTGCTAAAAACCGCCTGCACCGCAGGGTAGCTACCGGCTATACTTGCCGGCGAGGCCACTCTAAACATATCCTGGTCCGGGAGGCCGCTCCACAGGTACATCTGCATTCTGGGGCGCTGCCCCTCAGGTGTGGTGGCGAAGTTGGCGTTGTTCCGGGTAGCCGGGATGTTGCGGCTATCCTGCGCCTCCGCCATCACGTGGTCGCCTGCCGTACCGCCCTTGCCGAAGTTGTCGGCCTGAAAGTTTCCGCTTTCTTCATCGAAGCCGTACTGGTACCACACGTCATGCACCAGGTTGTTCCAGTAAAACAGGTTGGTAATAGCCGCGTCGCGGTAGGTAACGGGTGCTTTGGTAAAATCCACCGGAAAATCGAACACCAGCTCTGAGCCGCCGTCCGGGCTGTAGCCGTACACCTCCTGCGCAGCGCCCACGTAGCCGGTGTTGTCCGGGTCCTCGTAGGCAAACACGTTGTTGCCCCGGGTGGTATTGTAGGTGTTTGCCCCAACTTTGTGCCAGCCGTACGGAGAGGCGACGGGGTCAGCGGCGGTGTTGCTTACCTGCACCCTGTTACCGTGGTTAGGGCTTTCGGCAGGCATCGGGTAGACGTTATAGTAGTTAGCAGCCAGTGGTGCGGCGGCTACCACTGCCTCAGGGGCAAACGGAATGGCCGCTTGCGGGCTGTGGCTCTCGTGCAGCGCCCTGCCCTCCGGGCCGTTGTTCTCAAAGTTACAGTGGGCCACCAGGTTGTCCTTGTCCAGCACCTTTCCGGAGTCGGCGTCCAGCCGCAGGAGCCAGTAGTCCTGTGCGTCCAGCGTGTAAATGGCTACTTCCCAGGCGAGCTTCAGGCTGCCGTCCTCCATAGGCTGGTAGATCAGCTTGGCCGTGATGGGCTCCAGCGAGATGCCGCCCTTCGAGAAGGTAACCGCCTTGTTGGGCCCGGAGCTCTTCTCCTGTACTTTAAGCGGCTCTTTCAGGGAGGTGTTCAGGTACCTGGCAGCGGCCATAACGGCTCTCTCCGCATCCAGCTGCGCCTGGCTTGCCTTTACTTTCTTGCCCACTTCTTTGTGGAAGCGGTTGCCCATGGTAATCACCCGGCCGTCCTTTCCCATACTGATGTTGCTGACGGCCCCGTGGATTTCGATGCCCTTGTACAGCTGCTTGACGTAGAGGTGCTTCACGCCGCTCTTCTTGCTCTGCGTTTCGCTGCTCAGCTCCAGGTCCGCAATGTCTTCCTCGGTTACCTCCAGTTTCTGCTTGTTTTTTTTGATGTGATCAAGCGCAGCCTGTGGCACTTGTTTTTTCTCGGATTTGCTGTTTCCCTGGCCATAAGAAACAATGCTCCCGAACAGCATGGCCACTACAAGAGCCAGCCGCGTGTACGCGCGTAGATTTTTGCCCATAATTTTGACAGGATATAGTTTAACTAGGATTAATTCAACTGTGTACGTCCTGTATTAAAGTATAGTTATAGCCAAAAACACGATTTCACCTATTGCTTTATTTCTATTTTACACCTACCTTACATACAGCTACAGAACATCTATATATACGGATACAAACAAGCTTCACACAGCTGTTACACACCATAAACACGCAACACGGCTTGTACTTCGCTGTGTAAACCCCAATGTTATCACAACTTTCCGGCACCACTATAGTCCAATTTAACAAACCAGCACAAGCAGCGCCTGTTGCGCCTGCCCTACCGTGCTTCCCCACTCCTTTGCCTGCTCATAACCGCCCTGCTCCAAAAAGCTTCCTTTTACAGGACCCGGAACCAAACCAAACGCCATACACCTACTGTTATACTTACAGTGATTGGTGGATAAGTATCTGGATAAGTACTGGATAAAAGCACTCCCATCTCAGCTTCGGATTGATTATCTTTGTAGTAATGGAAAATTTTGTAGTATCAGCGCGTAAATACCGTCCGACCACGTTCGACAGCGTGGTGGGGCAGCATCATATAACCAATACCCTTAAGAACGCCATCAGCAGCCACCATTTGGCGCAGGCCTTTCTTTTCTGCGGGCCACGCGGGGTGGGCAAAACCACCTGTGCCCGTATCCTGGCCAAGACCATCAACTGCCAGAACATCACCCCGGAGATAGAAGCCTGCAACGAGTGCGAATCCTGCCGCAGCTTTAACAGCAACAGCTCGTTTAACATCCATGAGCTCGATGCCGCCTCCAACAACTCGGTGGAGGATATCCGGAACCTGGTGGAGCAGGTGCGTTACGCGCCGCAAACGGGCAAGTACAAGATCTATATCATAGATGAGGTGCACATGCTCTCGAACCAGGCCTTCAACGCTTTTCTGAAGACGCTGGAGGAGCCGCCTTCCTATGCCATTTTCATCCTGGCCACCACAGAGCGCCACAAGATCATCCCGACCATACTTTCGCGCTGCCAGATCTTCGACTTTAACCGGATCAGGATCGAGGACATGGTGCGCCACCTGGGCAGCATCGCCCAAAAAGAAAGTATACAGGCCGAGCCAGACGCCCTGCACCTGATCTCACAGAAAGCCGACGGAGCCCTGCGCGACGCCCTGTCGATTTTCGACCAGATGGTGACCTTCTCGGGCAGCAACGTTACTTACAAGTCTACGGTGGAGAACCTCCACATCCTGGACTATGATTACTACTTCCGCCTGACCGACCACCTGCTAACACAGCAGCTGTCGGGCTCGCTGCTGCTGTTCGACGAGATTCTGAAGAACGGGTTCGACGCCCACAACTTCCTGATCGGCATTGGCGAGCACTTCCGTAGCCTGCTGGTATGCAAAGACCCGCAAACGGTGCAGCTGCTGGAGGTGTCGGATAACATCAAGGCCAAGTATGCCGAGCAGTCGCAGAAAGCCAGCGTATCGTTCCTGCTTTCCGGGCTGAACCTGGTTAGCACCTGCGACACCAATTACAAGAGCAGCAAAAACCAGCGGTTGCACGTGGAACTGTGCCTGATGAAGATGGCGCACCTGAATGCAGCCCTGAGTTTTGCCCAGGAGGGAGAAGGGTCAAAAAAAGCTAAGGTAGCGGCTCCGGCGCCAGCCGCTACCGGTTCAGCAGGTGCCACTACACCAGCAGCAGCCATGCAAGCACCGCATGCCCCTGCCGCTGTTCCATCGCAGGACATGCAGCAGCCTAGCCCCGGCACAGTACCGTCGGAGCGGCTGCAGCAGCCCCATGAGCAGAACCGCCTGCCGTCGGAGGGCCTGCAACAGCCTCCGAAGCAGCAGGAAGTAACGCCCGATGCGCACATCTCGCCACCGAAGGCAGTGGCGCCCCCTATGCCTGCCGCTGCCCCGGATAAACCGCGGGCAGGCCTGCAGCTGCCGCCCCCAAAGAAGCTAGGCAAGCTGCCGAGCCTGAAGGACCTCCAGAGCCCACAGGCCGCTGTGGCCGAGGTAGCCGTAGCCGAAGAGGAGGAAGACACGAACTATGGCGCCGTTGTGCCGGTAGACGAGGCAAGGCTAAAGAATGTGTGGCATGCCATCCTGCGCCGCAAGAAAGCCGAGAACATGATGGAGTTTACGCTCCTCAACCGCCAGTACCACATCGGCCCCGAAAACGAGGTTATACTTCACCTGGAGAACCACGTAATGATGGACCAGTTCACGGCGCTTCGCCCGGACATCCTGCGGGAGCT includes:
- a CDS encoding T9SS-dependent M36 family metallopeptidase produces the protein MGKNLRAYTRLALVVAMLFGSIVSYGQGNSKSEKKQVPQAALDHIKKNKQKLEVTEEDIADLELSSETQSKKSGVKHLYVKQLYKGIEIHGAVSNISMGKDGRVITMGNRFHKEVGKKVKASQAQLDAERAVMAAARYLNTSLKEPLKVQEKSSGPNKAVTFSKGGISLEPITAKLIYQPMEDGSLKLAWEVAIYTLDAQDYWLLRLDADSGKVLDKDNLVAHCNFENNGPEGRALHESHSPQAAIPFAPEAVVAAAPLAANYYNVYPMPAESPNHGNRVQVSNTAADPVASPYGWHKVGANTYNTTRGNNVFAYEDPDNTGYVGAAQEVYGYSPDGGSELVFDFPVDFTKAPVTYRDAAITNLFYWNNLVHDVWYQYGFDEESGNFQADNFGKGGTAGDHVMAEAQDSRNIPATRNNANFATTPEGQRPRMQMYLWSGLPDQDMFRVASPASIAGSYPAVQAVFSKPLNSTPLTGKLVLVNDGSANPAEGCAALVNAAEVAGNIAVIYRGSCGFAVKAELAQAAGAVAMLVINNTSGAPIAMGGTPTVPINIPAVMVSDVTGASIRAQLDGGQEVSIVLKDDGSGPEVDGDLDNGIIVHEYGHGISNRLTGGRLLVNCLNNAEQMGEGWSDWFGLMMTIKPGDTAEKSRGIGTYASLEPTTGQGIRPAPYSPDFTVNGFTYGATNNTAISQPHGIGFVWATMLWDMSWALIEKYGYDEDIYNGSGGNNIAMQLVIDGLKLQECRPGFVNGRDAILLADRINNGGANQELIWSVFAKRGLGFSASQGLNTSRTDQVEAFDLPASYACATPLTVTAVPMSDVYTGGVATNLYLGYGPQQVTLQASGDATNSYSWSGNGESGLSDKYIANPVFTPTQAGTYTFTVEAVNEEQCTKQATIVINVVDVRCGDKKKRDKVLVCVQGASNCVDPNAVPALLASAGARLGDCSMSISVPATAVAATGLDDASDIAVSYPNPFSESTTISFKAKESGYTVLRVYDLTGRVVETLFEGNVESGVTYNHSFKAAGRKSGVYVYRIMNGGTTRSGTMLLMK
- a CDS encoding DNA polymerase III subunit gamma/tau, with product MENFVVSARKYRPTTFDSVVGQHHITNTLKNAISSHHLAQAFLFCGPRGVGKTTCARILAKTINCQNITPEIEACNECESCRSFNSNSSFNIHELDAASNNSVEDIRNLVEQVRYAPQTGKYKIYIIDEVHMLSNQAFNAFLKTLEEPPSYAIFILATTERHKIIPTILSRCQIFDFNRIRIEDMVRHLGSIAQKESIQAEPDALHLISQKADGALRDALSIFDQMVTFSGSNVTYKSTVENLHILDYDYYFRLTDHLLTQQLSGSLLLFDEILKNGFDAHNFLIGIGEHFRSLLVCKDPQTVQLLEVSDNIKAKYAEQSQKASVSFLLSGLNLVSTCDTNYKSSKNQRLHVELCLMKMAHLNAALSFAQEGEGSKKAKVAAPAPAATGSAGATTPAAAMQAPHAPAAVPSQDMQQPSPGTVPSERLQQPHEQNRLPSEGLQQPPKQQEVTPDAHISPPKAVAPPMPAAAPDKPRAGLQLPPPKKLGKLPSLKDLQSPQAAVAEVAVAEEEEDTNYGAVVPVDEARLKNVWHAILRRKKAENMMEFTLLNRQYHIGPENEVILHLENHVMMDQFTALRPDILRELKQQLGNRSIKLTAEVVEPQDEGRKLYTSADKFNYLAEKYPVLVDLKQRFGLDADF